A portion of the Stella humosa genome contains these proteins:
- a CDS encoding multidrug effflux MFS transporter, whose translation MTRRPPGIVFLAALAGFGALSVDGFLPLLPGLAVAFGLTAGEAQTALGGLMLGMAIGQLAYGPLSDRFGRRGPLLAGIGLFSTASLMASLAADFEALVFWRFVQGLGASASPVIVRAVIRDLHQRDAAARQLSYMTSLMGVMPIAAPLVAAQLVLQGGWRAVPVAMALFGIAMGTLAFLRLPETLAPERRVRLPVWQVARLYLDVFRDRAAIGHVATNIVLQTAVMVFVCASPFVMIQGRGVPVELFGFIIMVEVGGLIAGAALNGRLVTHFGSERLIRLALPVLAGMAGVLVLVAWTDAGGLAGFLVVLFLFKTVTSFVGINAIAGALAALPERAGTVSALIGAAQSAGGALAGRYATAVIGTDTLTMTLFMAAFALGSIAVYLVLLRR comes from the coding sequence ATGACCCGCCGCCCGCCCGGCATCGTCTTCCTGGCGGCGCTGGCCGGCTTCGGCGCGCTCAGCGTCGACGGCTTCCTGCCCCTGCTGCCCGGCCTGGCCGTGGCCTTCGGGCTGACGGCAGGCGAGGCGCAGACCGCACTCGGCGGGCTGATGCTGGGCATGGCGATCGGCCAGCTCGCCTATGGCCCGCTGTCGGACCGCTTCGGCCGGCGCGGGCCGCTGCTGGCCGGCATCGGCCTGTTCTCGACCGCCAGCCTGATGGCGTCGCTGGCGGCCGATTTCGAGGCGCTGGTGTTCTGGCGCTTCGTCCAGGGCCTGGGGGCCTCGGCCTCGCCCGTCATCGTGCGCGCGGTCATCCGCGACCTGCACCAGCGCGACGCCGCCGCCCGCCAGCTCTCCTACATGACGAGCCTGATGGGGGTGATGCCGATCGCGGCCCCCCTGGTCGCGGCCCAGCTCGTCCTGCAGGGCGGCTGGCGCGCGGTGCCGGTCGCCATGGCCCTGTTCGGCATCGCCATGGGCACGCTGGCCTTCCTGCGCCTGCCCGAGACGCTGGCGCCCGAGCGCCGGGTGCGGCTGCCGGTCTGGCAGGTGGCCCGGCTCTATCTCGACGTCTTCCGCGACCGCGCCGCCATCGGCCATGTCGCCACCAACATCGTGCTGCAGACGGCGGTCATGGTCTTCGTCTGCGCCTCCCCCTTCGTGATGATCCAGGGGCGCGGCGTGCCGGTCGAGCTGTTCGGCTTCATCATCATGGTGGAGGTTGGCGGGCTCATCGCCGGGGCCGCCCTCAACGGCCGGCTCGTCACCCACTTCGGCAGCGAGCGGCTGATTCGCCTGGCCCTGCCGGTGCTGGCCGGGATGGCGGGCGTGCTGGTGCTGGTCGCATGGACCGACGCCGGGGGGCTGGCCGGCTTCCTGGTGGTCCTCTTCCTCTTCAAGACCGTCACCAGCTTCGTCGGCATCAACGCCATCGCCGGCGCCCTGGCGGCCCTGCCCGAGCGCGCCGGCACCGTGTCGGCCCTGATCGGGGCTGCCCAGTCGGCCGGCGGCGCGCTTGCCGGGCGCTACGCCACGGCCGTCATCGGCACCGATACCCTGACCATGACGCTGTTCATGGCGGCCTTCGCGCTGGGGTCGATCGCCGTCTATCTGGTGCTGCTGCGCCGCTGA
- a CDS encoding AAA family ATPase, with product MRFTGTDSYIATPDLMVAVNAAVSLQRPLLVKGEPGTGKTVLAHEIAAALGRPLIPWHIKSTTKAQQGLYEYDAVARLRDGQLGDARVHDIRNYIKRGKLWDAFTAETPPVLLIDEIDKADIEFPNDLLLELDRMEFHVYETGETIAAKVRPVVVITSNNEKELPDAFLRRCFFHYIRFPDRETMERIVAVHFPDIRNELVREAMALFYEIRDVPGLKKKPSTSELLDWLKLLMIDEIPPEVLKQRDPAKLIPPLHGALLKNEQDVHLFERLAFLNRRERH from the coding sequence ATGCGTTTCACCGGTACCGACAGCTATATCGCCACGCCCGACCTGATGGTCGCGGTCAACGCCGCCGTCTCGCTCCAGCGCCCCTTGCTGGTGAAGGGCGAGCCCGGGACCGGCAAGACCGTGCTGGCGCACGAGATCGCGGCAGCACTCGGCCGGCCGCTCATCCCCTGGCACATCAAGTCGACGACCAAGGCGCAGCAGGGGCTCTACGAGTATGACGCCGTCGCCCGCCTGCGCGACGGCCAGTTGGGCGACGCCCGCGTCCACGACATCCGCAACTACATCAAGCGCGGCAAGCTGTGGGACGCCTTCACGGCCGAGACGCCACCCGTCCTGCTGATCGACGAGATCGACAAGGCCGACATCGAGTTCCCGAACGACCTGCTGCTCGAGCTCGACCGGATGGAGTTCCACGTCTACGAGACGGGCGAGACCATCGCGGCCAAGGTGCGGCCGGTCGTCGTCATCACGTCGAACAACGAGAAGGAGCTGCCCGACGCCTTCCTGCGCCGCTGCTTCTTCCACTACATCCGCTTCCCCGACCGCGAGACGATGGAGCGCATCGTCGCCGTGCATTTCCCCGACATCCGCAACGAGCTGGTGCGCGAGGCGATGGCCCTCTTCTACGAGATCCGCGACGTGCCGGGCCTGAAGAAGAAGCCGTCGACGTCCGAGCTGCTGGATTGGCTGAAGCTCCTGATGATCGATGAGATCCCGCCCGAGGTGCTGAAGCAGCGCGACCCGGCCAAGCTGATCCCGCCGCTCCATGGCGCGCTGTTGAAGAACGAGCAGGACGTGCACCTGTTCGAGCGGCTGGCCTTCCTCAACCGGCGCGAACGCCACTAG
- a CDS encoding vWA domain-containing protein, with product MFLRFFTELREARVPASLREYLTLLEAMKAGVTNLDIEEFYYLSRAALVKDERHIDRFDRVFGRVFKGLEGVDGEIAAEIPEEWLRKLAEKFLTPEEMAQVEALGGWDKLMETLKKRLEEQKDRHQGGSKWIGTAGTSPFGAHGYNPEGVRIGQDQGRQRKAVKVWDKREFKDLDDGVVIGTREIKLALRRLRKFAREGAAEELDLPGTVGSTARNAGWLDIRMVPERHNTVKVLLLLDIGGSMDDHIRLCEQLFSAAKTEFKHMEFFYFHNCVYERLWKSAQRRRVESTPTEEVLRTYGPDYKVILVGDASMSPYEIVQAGGSVEHWNEEAGEVWMQRILSTWPHAVWLNPVPKERWSYLQSIEMLRQRMEGRMFPLTLAGLDEAMRELGH from the coding sequence ATGTTCCTGCGCTTCTTCACCGAGCTGCGCGAGGCGCGCGTGCCGGCCAGCCTGCGCGAGTACCTGACGCTGCTGGAGGCGATGAAGGCGGGCGTCACCAACCTCGACATCGAGGAGTTCTACTACCTGTCGCGCGCCGCCCTGGTGAAGGACGAGCGCCATATCGACCGCTTCGACCGCGTGTTCGGCCGCGTCTTCAAGGGGCTGGAGGGCGTGGACGGCGAGATCGCGGCCGAGATTCCCGAGGAATGGCTGCGCAAGCTGGCCGAGAAGTTCCTGACGCCCGAGGAGATGGCGCAGGTCGAGGCGCTGGGCGGCTGGGACAAGCTGATGGAGACGCTGAAGAAGCGGCTGGAGGAGCAGAAGGACCGCCACCAGGGCGGCAGCAAGTGGATCGGCACGGCCGGCACCTCCCCCTTCGGCGCCCATGGCTACAACCCGGAGGGCGTGCGCATCGGCCAGGACCAGGGCCGCCAGCGCAAGGCCGTGAAGGTCTGGGACAAGCGCGAGTTCAAGGACCTCGACGACGGCGTCGTCATCGGCACGCGCGAGATCAAGCTGGCGCTGCGCCGCCTGCGCAAGTTCGCCCGCGAGGGGGCCGCCGAGGAGCTGGACCTGCCCGGCACGGTGGGATCGACCGCGCGCAATGCCGGCTGGCTCGACATCCGCATGGTGCCCGAGCGGCACAACACGGTGAAGGTGCTGCTGCTGCTCGATATCGGCGGGTCGATGGACGACCATATCCGCCTGTGCGAGCAGCTCTTCTCAGCCGCCAAGACCGAGTTCAAGCACATGGAGTTCTTCTACTTCCACAACTGCGTCTATGAGCGGCTGTGGAAGAGCGCCCAACGCCGCCGGGTCGAGAGCACGCCGACCGAGGAGGTGCTGCGCACCTACGGCCCCGACTACAAGGTGATCCTGGTCGGCGACGCCAGCATGAGCCCCTACGAGATCGTCCAGGCCGGCGGCAGCGTCGAGCACTGGAACGAGGAGGCGGGCGAGGTGTGGATGCAGCGCATCCTGTCGACCTGGCCGCATGCGGTATGGCTGAACCCGGTGCCGAAGGAGCGCTGGTCCTACCTGCAATCGATCGAGATGCTGCGCCAGCGCATGGAAGGGCGGATGTTCCCCCTGACGCTGGCCGGCCTCGACGAGGCGATGCGGGAACTGGGGCATTGA
- a CDS encoding alpha/beta hydrolase: MDRRDIEFDADGTTLRGWFYRAAGAAGPAPTIVMAHGFSAVKEQYLDGFAEMFAAAGLNALVYDHRNLGASDGEPRQEMDPWAQVRDYRSAITYAATLATTDRERIGVWGTSYSGGHALVVAAIDRRVKCVVAQVPHISGSESGRRRVRPDQLPGLLARFDADREARFRGEPPGLFPVVAADPAAPCALPGADCWEFFDGSTTRAPSWRNQVTLRTLEMAREYEPGVYVPRISPTPLLLIVAPHDRLTPPDLMLEAYERALQPKRLVLLPGGHFDPYIAGLAEAGGAARDWFVQHLAG; encoded by the coding sequence ATGGATCGCCGCGACATCGAGTTCGACGCCGACGGCACGACGCTGCGCGGCTGGTTCTACCGGGCGGCGGGCGCCGCCGGGCCCGCCCCGACCATCGTCATGGCGCACGGCTTTTCGGCCGTGAAGGAGCAGTATCTCGACGGCTTCGCCGAGATGTTCGCCGCCGCCGGGCTGAACGCGCTCGTCTACGACCACCGCAACCTCGGCGCCAGCGACGGCGAGCCGCGCCAGGAGATGGACCCCTGGGCCCAGGTGCGCGACTATCGTTCGGCCATCACCTATGCCGCCACGCTCGCCACCACCGACCGCGAGCGCATCGGCGTCTGGGGCACCAGCTATTCCGGCGGCCACGCGCTGGTGGTGGCCGCGATCGACCGGCGGGTGAAATGCGTGGTGGCCCAGGTGCCGCACATCAGCGGGTCGGAGAGCGGCCGGCGGCGGGTGCGGCCGGACCAGCTTCCGGGCCTGCTCGCCCGCTTCGACGCCGACCGCGAGGCGCGCTTCCGCGGCGAGCCGCCCGGCCTCTTCCCGGTGGTGGCGGCCGACCCCGCCGCGCCCTGCGCCTTGCCTGGTGCCGACTGCTGGGAATTCTTCGACGGGTCGACGACGCGCGCGCCCTCCTGGCGCAACCAGGTGACGCTGCGTACGCTGGAGATGGCGCGCGAGTACGAGCCCGGCGTCTATGTCCCCCGCATCTCGCCGACGCCGCTGCTGCTGATCGTCGCCCCGCATGACCGGCTGACGCCGCCGGACCTGATGCTGGAGGCCTATGAGCGCGCGTTGCAGCCCAAGCGCCTGGTGCTGCTGCCGGGTGGCCATTTCGATCCCTACATCGCCGGACTGGCCGAGGCGGGTGGTGCCGCCCGCGACTGGTTCGTCCAGCATCTTGCCGGCTGA
- a CDS encoding xanthine dehydrogenase family protein molybdopterin-binding subunit has product MGQNAFGQPVRRKEDQSLLTGRGRFIDDYSPEGLAHAWMVRSPHAHARIRSIDIAEAAAADGVVAVLTGADLLADGIGGIPCTYQPPWPAGTAPARPNLLPAWPALAHDTVRYVGDGVAMVVAETIEAARSAAELIQIEWDELPAVVDPEAARADDAPRVHADMPDNACFDWETGDGPATDRAFAAAARIVTLDVVNNRVVVASMETRGATGEWVDGRYRLATASQMPHQLKEQLAKHVLHVPEDDIHVVVRDVGGSFGIKNSLYPEQILVMWAARRLERPVKWIGDRADAFLTDAHARDNRTRGELAVDADGRFLALRVTTTANIGAYIANKGLLSPTVNAPALVGAYATPAIHLRVTGVFTNTVPTDVYRGAGRPEAVYLVERLVDVAAAELGIDRVALRRRNVIRPAQIPYKTPIWLTYDAGDFEANLDTALPAVDWDGFEARRAAAKAAGRLRGIGMSFYVERCAGASHEDATLEVAPDGRVTVLVGTMANGQGHVTAYAQIVAEMLGLPIEHIDVIQGDTDRVKHGQGTGGSRSLVMGGSAVHGATRTVIDKARAIASHLLETAEVDIEFQEGTFSIVGTDRRVSFRDVAAAAHDPARLPPGTTPGLDADNRFKVPGYTYPNGCHVAEVEIDPETGRPQVVGYTIVHDFGRVLNPLMLGGQVHGGVAQGLGQALFEHTVYDADSGQLLSGSFMDYCIPRADDVPNFAFHMREDPAPANPLGVKGAGEAGCAGAPPAIVNAVVDALKPLGIRHVDMPLTPERLWRTIHAR; this is encoded by the coding sequence ATGGGTCAGAACGCCTTCGGGCAGCCGGTGCGCCGCAAGGAGGACCAGTCGCTGCTGACGGGTCGCGGCCGCTTCATCGACGACTACAGCCCGGAGGGGCTGGCCCATGCCTGGATGGTGCGCTCGCCCCACGCCCATGCCCGCATCCGCTCGATCGACATCGCCGAGGCCGCGGCGGCCGATGGCGTCGTCGCCGTCCTGACCGGCGCCGACCTGCTGGCGGACGGCATCGGCGGCATTCCCTGCACCTACCAGCCGCCCTGGCCCGCGGGCACGGCACCCGCCCGCCCGAACCTTCTGCCGGCATGGCCGGCGCTGGCCCATGACACGGTGCGCTATGTCGGCGACGGCGTCGCCATGGTGGTGGCCGAGACGATCGAGGCCGCCCGCAGCGCCGCCGAACTGATCCAGATCGAGTGGGACGAATTGCCGGCCGTGGTCGATCCGGAGGCCGCGCGCGCCGACGATGCGCCCCGGGTGCATGCCGACATGCCGGACAATGCCTGCTTCGACTGGGAGACGGGCGACGGGCCGGCGACCGACCGCGCCTTCGCGGCCGCCGCCCGCATCGTCACGCTGGACGTCGTCAACAACCGCGTCGTCGTCGCCTCCATGGAGACGCGCGGTGCGACGGGCGAGTGGGTCGACGGGCGTTACCGGCTGGCAACTGCCAGCCAGATGCCACACCAGTTGAAGGAACAACTGGCCAAGCATGTCCTGCATGTGCCGGAGGACGACATCCACGTCGTCGTGCGCGACGTCGGCGGCAGCTTCGGCATCAAGAACTCGCTCTATCCCGAGCAGATCCTGGTGATGTGGGCCGCACGCCGGCTGGAACGGCCGGTGAAATGGATCGGCGACCGCGCCGACGCCTTCCTGACCGACGCCCACGCGCGCGACAACCGCACGCGGGGTGAGCTGGCCGTCGATGCCGATGGCCGCTTCCTGGCCTTGCGCGTCACCACCACGGCCAATATCGGCGCCTACATCGCCAACAAGGGGCTGCTGTCGCCGACCGTAAACGCGCCCGCCCTGGTCGGGGCCTACGCCACGCCGGCCATCCATCTGCGCGTAACGGGGGTCTTCACGAACACGGTGCCGACCGACGTCTATCGCGGCGCCGGCCGGCCGGAAGCGGTCTACCTGGTGGAGCGGCTGGTCGACGTAGCGGCGGCCGAGCTCGGCATCGACCGCGTGGCGCTGCGCCGTCGCAACGTCATCCGACCGGCCCAGATCCCCTACAAGACGCCGATCTGGCTGACCTACGATGCCGGCGACTTCGAAGCCAACCTCGACACCGCCCTGCCGGCGGTCGACTGGGACGGGTTCGAGGCCCGCCGGGCCGCGGCCAAGGCCGCCGGCCGGCTGCGCGGCATCGGCATGTCCTTCTATGTCGAGCGCTGCGCCGGCGCCTCGCACGAGGACGCCACGCTGGAAGTAGCGCCCGACGGCCGCGTCACCGTGCTGGTCGGCACCATGGCCAACGGCCAGGGCCATGTGACGGCCTATGCCCAGATCGTGGCCGAGATGCTGGGCCTGCCGATCGAGCATATCGACGTGATCCAGGGCGACACCGACCGGGTGAAGCACGGCCAGGGCACCGGCGGCTCCCGCTCGCTGGTGATGGGCGGCAGCGCCGTGCATGGCGCCACCCGCACCGTCATCGACAAGGCGCGCGCGATCGCCAGCCACCTGCTGGAGACGGCCGAGGTCGACATCGAGTTCCAGGAGGGCACCTTCTCGATCGTCGGCACCGACCGGCGCGTCAGCTTCCGCGACGTGGCGGCGGCCGCCCACGATCCCGCCCGCCTGCCGCCCGGCACCACACCGGGCCTGGATGCCGACAACCGCTTCAAGGTGCCGGGCTACACCTACCCCAACGGCTGCCACGTCGCCGAGGTCGAGATCGACCCCGAGACCGGCCGCCCCCAGGTCGTGGGCTACACCATCGTCCATGATTTCGGCCGCGTCCTGAACCCGCTGATGCTGGGCGGCCAGGTCCATGGCGGCGTCGCCCAGGGGCTGGGCCAGGCGCTGTTCGAGCACACGGTCTACGACGCGGATTCGGGCCAGCTCCTGTCCGGCTCGTTCATGGACTATTGTATCCCGCGCGCCGACGACGTGCCGAACTTCGCCTTCCACATGCGCGAGGACCCGGCACCCGCCAACCCGCTGGGCGTGAAGGGTGCCGGCGAGGCCGGCTGCGCCGGGGCGCCGCCCGCCATCGTCAATGCCGTCGTCGACGCCTTGAAGCCGCTCGGCATCCGCCATGTCGACATGCCGCTGACGCCCGAGCGGCTGTGGCGGACGATCCACGCCAGATAA
- a CDS encoding glutathione S-transferase family protein codes for MYRLYNSPGTAGMAPHILLRELAVPHEMVFVDRDAGAHKTPEYLALNPLGRLPTLVDGDLVLFEAAAICLYLADRHPEARLAPPVGHPDRARLYQWLMFLTNTIQADLMIWFYPERVADDSHQSEARVRIEERLAAMFAPLDAALAGREWLVGEHFSIGDAFLFMLARWSRNLPRKARDMPNLGPYLARIASRPAVREMFAVEGLSAPYY; via the coding sequence ATGTACCGCCTCTATAACAGCCCCGGCACAGCCGGGATGGCACCCCACATCCTGCTGCGCGAACTGGCCGTGCCGCACGAGATGGTCTTCGTCGACCGCGACGCCGGCGCCCACAAGACGCCGGAATACCTGGCCCTCAACCCGCTCGGCCGCCTGCCGACGCTGGTCGATGGCGACCTCGTGCTGTTCGAGGCGGCCGCCATCTGCCTCTACCTGGCCGACCGCCACCCGGAAGCCCGGCTCGCCCCGCCCGTCGGCCACCCCGACCGGGCGCGGCTCTACCAGTGGCTGATGTTCCTGACCAACACCATCCAGGCCGACCTGATGATCTGGTTCTACCCCGAGCGGGTGGCCGACGATTCGCACCAGTCGGAAGCACGGGTGCGGATCGAGGAGCGGCTGGCCGCCATGTTCGCCCCGCTGGACGCGGCACTGGCCGGCCGCGAATGGCTGGTGGGCGAACATTTCTCGATCGGCGACGCCTTCCTCTTCATGCTGGCGCGCTGGTCGCGCAACCTGCCGCGCAAGGCGCGCGACATGCCCAACCTCGGCCCCTATCTCGCCCGCATCGCCAGCCGGCCGGCGGTGCGCGAGATGTTCGCGGTCGAGGGACTGTCCGCGCCCTACTACTGA
- a CDS encoding GNAT family N-acetyltransferase produces the protein MAARLTTARLRLDPPVLSDVPALFAFMGDAEAMQHTHRQRSLRACRRHVAGHEWQRRRTGIAPWTVRALDDDRIVGWGGLYNDPFDPGWGVEIAYYFTPDCWGRGYASELTRASLEVARAAHGLGEVVAFAHPDNPGSRRVLEKAGFVAERFLPDMQRHFFRRRL, from the coding sequence ATGGCGGCCCGGCTGACCACGGCGCGGCTGCGGCTGGACCCGCCGGTCCTGTCGGACGTGCCGGCGCTGTTCGCTTTCATGGGGGATGCGGAGGCCATGCAGCACACGCACCGCCAGCGGAGCCTGCGGGCGTGCCGCCGTCACGTCGCCGGGCATGAATGGCAGCGGCGACGGACGGGGATCGCGCCCTGGACCGTGCGTGCACTCGACGACGACCGCATCGTCGGCTGGGGCGGGCTCTACAACGACCCGTTCGACCCCGGCTGGGGGGTCGAGATCGCCTATTATTTCACGCCGGATTGCTGGGGCCGGGGCTACGCCAGCGAACTGACCCGGGCCAGCCTAGAAGTCGCCCGCGCCGCGCACGGACTGGGCGAGGTCGTTGCCTTCGCCCATCCGGACAATCCCGGGTCGCGGCGCGTGCTGGAGAAGGCCGGGTTTGTCGCCGAGCGTTTCCTGCCGGACATGCAGCGCCACTTCTTCCGGCGGCGGCTATGA
- a CDS encoding DUF488 domain-containing protein, with product MTATVHTIGHSNHPIGRFVEILKAHGVDAVADVRSRPYSRFAPQFRRDPLRQSLEGAAIAYVFLGAELGARTDDPSCWCDGAVDYHRLAATPLFQAGLDRVRKGAADRHVALLCMERDPLTCHRCILVGRHLARRGLALAHIHYDGTVETGADADARLMRETGTVQGDVLAPDALARAYDIRGQKIAYRK from the coding sequence ATGACCGCCACCGTCCACACGATCGGCCATTCCAACCATCCGATCGGCCGCTTCGTGGAGATCCTGAAAGCCCACGGCGTGGACGCGGTGGCCGACGTGCGCTCCCGCCCCTACTCCCGCTTCGCCCCGCAGTTCCGCCGCGACCCGCTGCGCCAGTCGCTGGAGGGAGCCGCTATCGCCTATGTCTTCCTGGGCGCCGAGCTGGGGGCACGCACCGACGACCCGTCCTGCTGGTGCGACGGCGCCGTCGACTACCACCGGCTGGCCGCCACCCCGCTGTTCCAGGCCGGCCTCGACCGGGTTCGGAAGGGTGCGGCCGACCGGCATGTGGCACTGCTGTGCATGGAGCGCGACCCGCTCACCTGCCACCGCTGCATCCTGGTCGGCCGGCACCTCGCCCGGCGCGGGCTGGCGCTGGCGCACATCCATTACGACGGCACGGTCGAGACGGGCGCGGACGCCGATGCCCGCCTGATGCGCGAGACCGGCACCGTGCAGGGCGACGTGCTGGCCCCGGATGCCCTGGCGCGCGCCTACGACATCCGGGGGCAGAAGATCGCCTATCGCAAGTAG
- a CDS encoding 6,7-dimethyl-8-ribityllumazine synthase — translation MHQRIAFIQSCWHRDIVDRCRDAFLAAMARAGHPRDAIDLFEVPGAFEIPLQAKLLARTGRYGAIVGAGFVVDGGIYRHEFVAEAVISGLMRVQLDTEVPVLSAVLTPKHFHDHEEHRRFFFDHFVVKGEEVASACVKTLANMAALRPVPAAA, via the coding sequence ATGCATCAGCGTATCGCCTTCATCCAGTCCTGCTGGCACCGCGACATCGTCGACCGCTGCCGCGACGCCTTCCTGGCGGCCATGGCGCGGGCGGGCCACCCGCGCGACGCCATCGACCTCTTCGAGGTGCCGGGCGCCTTCGAAATCCCGCTGCAGGCCAAGCTGCTCGCCCGGACCGGCCGCTACGGCGCCATCGTTGGGGCCGGCTTCGTCGTCGATGGCGGCATCTATCGCCACGAGTTCGTGGCCGAGGCGGTCATTTCCGGCCTCATGCGCGTGCAGCTAGATACCGAGGTACCCGTGCTGTCGGCCGTCCTGACGCCCAAGCACTTCCACGACCATGAGGAACACCGCCGCTTCTTCTTCGACCATTTCGTCGTGAAGGGCGAGGAGGTGGCATCCGCCTGCGTGAAGACCCTGGCCAACATGGCAGCGCTACGGCCGGTGCCGGCGGCGGCGTAG
- a CDS encoding threonine aldolase family protein, giving the protein MTVNLYSDTQTLPTAAMRRAIAEAPVGDEQRGEDPSVNALCERVAALLGQEAALFLPSGTMCNEIALAVHCRPGDEVLADVTSHLIHFEAGAPAALAGVLIGTLPGKRGIFQAADVDAAARPNTRHAPRQRLVSIENTANLGGGTVWPLATVAAVAQAARGRGLSVHMDGARLMNAVVASGTPAADYGRLCDSLWIDLTKGLGCPVGAVLAGGRDFIEEAWRLKHRWGGAMRQAGILAAAGLHALDHHIDRLADDHAHARILAQGLVGLPGVAVDLDAVETNMVYLDVTGTGLGAPEIVQRLKAHAIVVGALSPTNIRAVTHLDVDRAGIDRAIDAFAAVLGR; this is encoded by the coding sequence ATGACCGTCAATCTCTACAGCGACACCCAGACCCTGCCGACCGCGGCCATGCGGCGCGCCATCGCTGAGGCGCCGGTCGGCGACGAACAGCGGGGCGAGGACCCGTCGGTCAATGCGCTGTGCGAGCGCGTGGCCGCCTTGCTGGGCCAGGAGGCGGCTTTGTTCCTGCCGTCCGGCACGATGTGCAACGAGATCGCGCTGGCGGTCCATTGCCGGCCGGGCGACGAGGTGCTGGCCGACGTCACCTCGCACCTGATCCATTTCGAGGCGGGCGCCCCGGCGGCGTTGGCCGGTGTGCTGATCGGCACGCTGCCCGGCAAGCGGGGGATCTTCCAGGCCGCCGACGTCGACGCGGCCGCCCGCCCCAACACCCGCCACGCGCCGCGGCAGCGACTGGTCTCGATCGAGAACACGGCCAATCTCGGCGGCGGCACGGTCTGGCCGCTGGCGACCGTGGCAGCGGTGGCCCAGGCCGCGCGTGGCCGCGGCCTGTCGGTCCACATGGACGGCGCCCGGCTGATGAACGCGGTCGTGGCCTCCGGCACGCCGGCGGCCGACTATGGCCGGCTGTGCGACAGCCTGTGGATCGACCTGACCAAGGGGCTGGGCTGCCCGGTGGGCGCCGTGCTGGCCGGCGGTCGCGACTTCATCGAGGAGGCCTGGCGCCTGAAGCACCGCTGGGGCGGGGCGATGCGGCAGGCGGGCATCCTGGCCGCGGCCGGCCTCCATGCCCTCGATCATCACATCGACCGCCTGGCCGACGACCATGCCCATGCCCGCATCCTGGCCCAGGGCCTAGTGGGCCTGCCCGGCGTGGCGGTCGATCTTGATGCGGTCGAGACCAACATGGTCTATCTCGACGTGACGGGCACCGGCCTCGGCGCGCCCGAGATCGTCCAGCGCCTGAAGGCGCATGCCATCGTGGTCGGCGCCCTCAGCCCCACCAACATCCGCGCCGTCACCCATCTCGATGTCGACCGCGCCGGCATCGATCGCGCGATCGATGCCTTCGCCGCCGTGCTGGGCCGTTGA